The Macadamia integrifolia cultivar HAES 741 chromosome 4, SCU_Mint_v3, whole genome shotgun sequence genome contains the following window.
GGGTTGCTTTCTCTAACGTTGGATAGGAATCTGATTGATTAATGACTTGATTCCAATTTGGTGGAAGAGCCTCTTTGCTTGTAACGTCACATTGGATagtttctcttccctttatcAGAATCTTAAACTAGAAATGGCGGGCTAAAGAAATTTCACGCATTTTAAACCAGAACTCCCAAAACCGAGGCCAAACAAACTGGACCTTCGTTCTTTCCTTAGACGGGATGGAGAGAAGAACAGAGGCTTCGATTCAGCGAAAAATGGAGGAGCTGAGGCTCGTCTGCGATCGAGAGATCGCGGTTCAAAATCAGCGAGTGAGCTCTGCTGCTGATTCCTTTCGAAAGTCTCGTGAATCGGTCAAGCTCAAGGCTGAAGAAACTGCCGAAAATCAAGGTAAGCTTGTACCGGGAATCACTGTTCTAAGTTTGATGCACTCGAAATTACGAATTTTTGTtggatatttttcttattattgatTTCTTGAGCTTTAGAATTTCGATTTTTTGAGTTTCCGTTTGTTTCTCTTCCCgtaattttagggttttctgtgAGTGCCGAGAGCTGGTTTGATGTTCTCCTGGTCGATTGTTCTTATTTATGCTTTTCGAATCTTGACAGTGATGCACCGGGATTCAGGGGTTTTCTGCCTATTTACATAATTTGTGCGTGACTATGTGGTTTTGGCGGGGGAGGGAATGCTAGGTTTGTAAAGTCCAAACTAGGTTTTTGTCTTATCTTGAAGATGATATATTGGTTCTGGTGGCGTTTAGGGTTCTGTTGCTCTTGTAAATTGTGGAAGCCCTTATGTGGGGATAGACTTGTTAAGAACTGAAGTGTGTATATTTCTTGAGGAACACTAAGGAACAGATCTTATTATGTAGTTTGAAGGTGCATTTTATATGCAAAACATCATCACATATTAGCAGCCCCTTTACGGTAGAATGTAGATATGAGAATGTTTCCTTTCCCTAGTAGGAGTTTCTTTCTGGTTTTCATTGTTTGAAATCTTCGGAAGAAAGAGCTAGTACTCATTTAGTTAAGTTGATAAAAGTAtgtatatatagggaaaaagaacgctAACTCCAACTCCTAGTGTACCCTGCACCCATAGACATGGGGGGAGTGGAACCAGGCTGCGAAAAAATGCCTATTCCCTGgctccacttccccatgtgtgTGGGTTTGTGGTACATGAGGAGGTAGCGTTCTTTAACATTAACGGTGTGCATATGAAAAAATGAGCTAACATTAATAGTGTGCATATGAAAAAATGTTCAGCTCTCATGTGATAAGGTGATATGATTTACTTCTCTGATTTTTCCTATTTGAGATTTTTACCCTGGTTTTCATTGTTTGAAAATCTGACAAGAAAATATTTGTTTACGGACTGGTTGATATAAATttagggaaaaggctgggtatgCCACCCACGTGCTAGCAGGTGCTGTGTCtacctctctcttccccctttgaaatgacccACTACCCCTCCCATGTGATGCCCATCCAGCTCTCCCATTTCTGCCACCCTCTATAGGGCAGCACGCGGGCAGCACACCtctctaaaaaaattattatttcatACTTTGATTGATAGAGTTTgtctatgtatttttttatttggtaggtATCCGAAATTCTCTTTCCTGAATTTTCTTTGTATTCCTTCTCAGTGAAACTGGGAAAGCTTAAAGCTCACCTAAGGGAACTGGAGGATGTTTTGTTTAAAGCTCTTGCAGGTTTGTCTCTCAATTGGatgttttcttttcacttaACTGCAATTAGGTGTGCAAAGTTACAAATAATTCACTGCATTAGGAAGACGACAgagatttttttcctcaaaACTCACTTAATTTTATCGTATATATTTGACTAATTTCAGCACTCCTTCATTTGTCCTTTGGGGCAAAATGATTGATATTCGGTATGATAtctttttgttgatgatgtggcaattagGGTTTCTACAAATAAATCACTGCACTAGAAATACAACTGagattttttctctcaaaatttACTTAATTCCATCGTATATTTTTGAATAACAGCACTCCTTCATCTGCCATGTGGGGAAAAATTATTTTCACATTTGGTATGATATCGTTTTGTTGATGGTGTGGCTCTCTATTTTTTCATGAAATTAACTTCCCTAATAGGTTCAACCTATTCTTGATGTTAATCTTGAGTTTTTTGGAACATATGCCATGGAAAGGTTTTGGAACAACGGAATTGTATATTGTATTCACACATTGCATATGCGTACCTTGAAGAGATGTTGTTTGAAGAATTACtaggtgatgcagattaataaccaaaataggtttgttttattaggaataagcctagggttgtgCCGTATACGTGTTGGgtcttcagtccatgtggttgggccacttttatgggtttaAAAGAGGGGTTCTAAGATtaagtacgggattactagttagtttcccttttacattagtttcctttttagttgggcatTGATGGGGTTGGTTAGTTTCTAAATTCAATcaaaaattagtttctaatttcagttttatttaggttcatttttcattagtttacaatttcagttttctagtaactacatgttagtagttttagtaactcagatttggTAACTTTTGAGttgctattatttgtaaacaccccccatcattattataaataaaggagagggctcccattaagccccatgatttatgaatgaaaaatatgcTGCTGTTGCCGCTGGTCTCTGTTGAGGCTgctctttgtgtttgatcaacgAAGCAGGGTTTGGTGTCTGATCCGAGCGACTCCTTGcagcgtgaagtccaggagggttctacagttccttctttcttatttctcaaGTGTTTTACAAGTACTATTACTGCTCCACGGTCCAGGTATTTAGACATTTAATTATACCCATAAATTCTTAATTTTCACAATCGGTTTTTGTGGTTTGAAGCACTTCTGGTTTATGGTTTGGACTACAACTTGGGTCGAGTCATTCACTCTTTGGAGGCTTTCTTCGATCCAAGTATGAGGTTATTCTGACCTAGGATATTGAAATAAAGTAATCTGATCCTATTTTTAAACTCTGGTTTTAGAAACCCAGTTTTTCTACCTACCGACCTCTCACTGACCTGAGGAATCAGCCACCTGATGGGGCTCAACTTTTCGTTGACTGTTAGACCAGATTAGGGGAGGGTTCGATCCTAGTTTGAGGATCATCAGACCAGGGGTTTGCTGATCTGATATTAATTTCAGTTCTGGCCGAGTGTGTTATGCTGCCCagattccagatctggtttggCTGATCTGTTTCTGTGTTCTTTCCTGACTGGTCGTGAGTTGTTTTTATCAACTACCTGTTACTGGTTATTCCTATTTGTTGGTATACTTATGTTCTCAGGAATTCCAGAATTCTGTGCTTAAACTGCTGGTTTACAAGGACTGTTTAGCTATTATTTCTGAACTGTTGCCTtctgattattggttgttctttggtttacaagatcctgttgtttgggtctagtttggcttgtcaaacctAGTCCTACATTTCTAGGTATTTAAAGTTGGGCTGCAGTTTGGATTTGGTTTAACCTATCCTTGACTGGCCTGTTCTAACTTTAGTTTGTTTGGGCTGGGATCTTTCTGGGTCTGATATTGTGCTTTTGTTTGGCAGTCCCAACACTGCTCTAAGCAAGAGAGTATGagaaattttattcaattttagGTCATACAACGTGGTTATCCATAATGATGCTGGTATAAACTCTGAGCCACAGATTTAGCTTGGAGCCAGTATGGCCCATTGGCTTTGGTTTGGTCTTTATCTCTTAATTGAGCTTGATCTGGTCCATGTTGCACACCGTCAGAAATTTCAAAATGGCTATATGGACACATCTAATGTGCCAAATAGTAAATGATATGATCAACTACTCATTATTTGGTGGGAACTAAATGATGGAGAGAAGTACTCAGTAGCTGCTATGGCCATGTCAAGTGTTGTAGCAGTTGCATATAGGGCATTTGAGGTGTATCTTGTTTCGTTAAGAATCTATTGATGAGTTTGATTTAATTTTGTGTTCTTCAGGGAGTTGTACTACGACAGACAGGCGCCAATGCGCATTCAGTTGAATTTAGAGCTCCCGTGAATGGACTAAATAAACTGGGGATAGGTTACATTGTGAGTGACAAAGTGGTATTTTTGAGAATTTCCAtgttttttttgggaaaatatgAATTTAAACCTCTCAAAAACCATGTATATAGAAAATCCATTTGACAATTTATTTGTGTCTAATCTATTGGATGACTTGCATATATCTATGAACCTGTCATTAGCAAGCCTAACTGAatacctttttttcctttttttggggggggggggaggttggGTAGCTTTTGATGTTTAGATAGTTTGACTTAGCATCAATCAAATAATCTCTATGGTTAGGATTGTTAGTTCATTTGATATgtggatcatagttgtcaaggtgtccaTGTGCCATGGACGCCTAGGCAGTCGCCTTATGTCtaggccccctccaatgccttggattGCCTAGActccgtgacaactatgatgtgGATAGTTTGTCATGCAAGTGATGACCAACCAAAAATGCTCTAGATGGAATAGGCATTGCCACATTGTTCATTCCATGTAATGCTTTAATACAAATATTTTCCATATTAAGTGCACTTTATTGATTCAAACTGTTGTCTAATCTTTGATTAATGAACATAATGAGGTTGGGATTggttgctttaaaaaaaaaaaggtaagaaaaaattTCCTTCGCTAATTGTCCGGTTGCAcgcaaaaaaatcaagaaaaattacGATGAAATTCATCATTGTTGTTTGGTTGTCCAACAATTGTACTTTGCTCTTCCCCACCTTGTGGGAGTGAGGGGAGAAGCCATGAATGGCCACCTTTCTCTCAGTTTTCTTTTCCATGTGTTTTCTCATGTAACAAGTGAAACACAAAACCAGGGATTACCTTTCCCAAAAGCCACCCCTCAACAGCATCTTCTGTTTTTCTCGAGTTTGCTTTCCCACATCAAGATGTAGAGCAACTAAATGCAGCCTATGGATCACTGGTCTTTGCACATTGATGAGCCTatgaatttgatattttttgagTAAAATACATTGACATTTTTTCTATTGCATATGTAGTGAAGAACCGTAAGGAGGCCAAGCGAATGAGTATAGTTGATTCCATTGCAGCAGCAAAAACTAGAATAAAAGAGCTTAGAGAAAATTTGCAAGATCAACGGGCCAAGAAGGATGAATATGCAGGAACAATTTCTCGGCAATCACTTGGTAGCTCTTCTCTTTATGTTTTCTCCTCGATATTATAAGTTTTATATAGTAGCATGTCAAATTTGTGGGCAGCTTTTAAATTAGATTATCCAATTAAAGCACCTACTCATTATCTTAATTCATTTCTATCAGGGAACTGCAAAACACTTTCTTACTGCCATGCTTCATCTAAAATAAAAGTCAAGCTTGAACTATTTGGCCGCTAACCTTGTAAAAAGAACCAACGACCATTTACTGATGTGTTAGAAATGCTGTTATATGATACTCCAATGTTCAGTGTCATCATGTTTCCTTTACTACTTTACTTTTATTTTCACCCTGTACCTTCTAGTTGGGATCTATTCATTTTGTAGCTTGAGTATATGAGTATTATTCCTTCAACTGAaggattcttttgaaaaaattaaaacagaTAAAATTTTCTATGTATGTTCTACTACTTTGGCTTACCTAACCTTATAGTGATAGAGGGAAAGTGCCTTAAAAATGCATGGACTTACCTAGGACTTGGGTTGGCTGCTCTTTCATGCATTCGCCTGGTGATTTGTTTGAAGTATTATTTGGTGGGTTTGTAGTTGTAATCATCAGTGACTTTTATGAGTCACTAATTATATGATTTAGTGCCTTGGCTCATGGTGCTATTCATATACAGATCGTGAACTGGGTTTTTCCCtagttcttctcttctcttttattcaTCCTTCTATACATAGGTACTTTTCTAACCTGTATTGGTATTGCTGCAGTTTAAATGTTTTTATTCTACACAGTTGGTATATAGTGATTTGAGTATAGTGTAcaggaaaattttaattcatttGCTTGAATtgtgccttttttttcctttaatgaTTCATATTGAAGATTTGGGAGCACCGCTAGGAAAAGGTGATCAGGAAATGAGAAACAGAGATGTAGAAGAGACCATTTCATGGTACAATAGGGCACTTGGCTTTCGGATCGAAGGAGGTCATGGTAATTAATGGGACACTAATTTTTATAACTGCTTTTGATTTCACTCTGAGGTTATGATCTTCTCATTAATAAAGGTTTTTCTTTAGGGGTCAAGTTTATATTCaatcaaattaacttgaaaaatccAAATGAGGAGTACTCTTTCACTGTGAGGCATGCAAATGATATCTATACATGTAAGTAGTAGATCACTGCCCCCCATTTAGTTGTCATGGAAATTTTGTTGGTAAAGCATTCTGTGACATGCATCTTAACAGCGCCATGTGTTTGCTTATTATTCCTCAGTGTTGGATTGCAACCCTTACTTGGATGACATCAAGGAGTTGATCCAAGAATTGAACCAAACTAATGGCTTGTTCAACTTTGTGAGTATTATGAGAGAGAAGTTTCAAGCAGCTGCATCCATAGGTACTACAATTTTTATATGCTGTAAGCACTTCGTAATTGCACAATGTAGCCCTTGATCCATATCTAATCCTCATCAACATGTCTTTTCTCTTGAAATGGGAACTGGAATCATTTATGTTCAGAGTTAGATTGCTTTGCAGTATATGCTAGCAAGTCAAACATGCATTAATA
Protein-coding sequences here:
- the LOC122077132 gene encoding kinetochore protein SPC25 homolog isoform X1 translates to MERRTEASIQRKMEELRLVCDREIAVQNQRVSSAADSFRKSRESVKLKAEETAENQVKLGKLKAHLRELEDVLFKALAVKNRKEAKRMSIVDSIAAAKTRIKELRENLQDQRAKKDEYAGTISRQSLDLGAPLGKGDQEMRNRDVEETISWYNRALGFRIEGGHGVKFIFNQINLKNPNEEYSFTVRHANDIYTLLDCNPYLDDIKELIQELNQTNGLFNFVSIMREKFQAAASIGIVPQATSYPDSTTISRSAPAASVSVDSTSDSSENENGLQSQSGETRRPPRKVNHGRMSKSKVLSSTSAASIRRSPRFKMRPTKESIDS
- the LOC122077132 gene encoding kinetochore protein SPC25 homolog isoform X3; this encodes MERRTEASIQRKMEELRLVCDREIAVQNQRVSSAADSFRKSRESVKLKAEETAENQVKLGKLKAHLRELEDVLFKALAVKNRKEAKRMSIVDSIAAAKTRIKELRENLQDQRAKKDEYAGTISRQSLDLGAPLGKGDQEMRNRDVEETISWYNRALGFRIEGGHGVKFIFNQINLKNPNEEYSFTVRHANDIYTLLDCNPYLDDIKELIQELNQTNGLFNFVSIMREKFQAAASIGIVPQATSYPDSTTISRSAPAASVSVDSTSDSSENENGLQSQSGETRRPPRKVNHGRMSKSKVLSSTSAASIRRSPRFKNI
- the LOC122077132 gene encoding kinetochore protein SPC25 homolog isoform X2, whose product is MERRTEASIQRKMEELRLVCDREIAVQNQRVSSAADSFRKSRESVKLKAEETAENQVKLGKLKAHLRELEDVLFKALAVKNRKEAKRMSIVDSIAAAKTRIKELRENLQDQRAKKDEYAGTISRQSLDLGAPLGKGDQEMRNRDVEETISWYNRALGFRIEGGHGVKFIFNQINLKNPNEEYSFTVRHANDIYTLLDCNPYLDDIKELIQELNQTNGLFNFVSIMREKFQAAASIGIVPQATSYPDSTTISRSAPAASVSVDSTSDSSENENGLQSQSGETRRPPRKVNHGRMSKSKVLSSTSAASIRRSPRFKVKK